One part of the Kryptolebias marmoratus isolate JLee-2015 linkage group LG2, ASM164957v2, whole genome shotgun sequence genome encodes these proteins:
- the LOC108240879 gene encoding extracellular calcium-sensing receptor-like, which produces MLAGIFYFHGSWKNKENTYTQKPLPLECISLNLREFQFAQTMRFAIEEINNSTDLLPDISLGYNIYDTCSSNARSIKVALALNSGNDNVSSTSKESCNRLQVQAIVGEGSSSPCTAIASVLGPFHIPLISHFATCACLSDKSKYPSFLRTIPSDNYQSRALAYLVKHFGWTWVGAIRTNDDYGNNGMATFTETAQQLGICLEYSVSFFRTDSTEKLQKIIDIIKTSTSKVIVAFLSPREMEILIHEISLHNLTGYQWVGSESWIFDSQIAAMDKTHILNGAIGLSIPKAHVSGLKKFMLNIKPLNISNNDLFTEFYEALFSCKFKQSHLEDIQTECTGQEDLTGVENSFTDMSLMPIFNNIYKGVYAVAHALHTILECNKTCNSSVHLEPLTILQQIRKVLFKTKEGEEVYFNANGDPAAKYEIINWQPNENGIVDFVSVGLYDASLPADKQLNLQNKSFVWTQGSKQVPVSVCSEKCPAGTHKVSQKGKPVCCFDCIKCAEGEMSNIADSVTCVRCPQEFWSNERRDACVRKEVEFLSYKEVMGKLLTTASLLGTCTTAAVAVIFFRYRKTPLVRANNSELSFLLLFFLTLCFLCSLTFIGRPSEWSCMLRHTTFGITFVLCISCVLGKTMVVLMAFKATLPGSNVMKLFGPTQQRLSVLGLTLVQVIICILWLTISPPFPSKNFKEFKDKIILECALGSAVGFWSVLGYIGFLAMLCFVFAFLARKLPDYFNEAKFITFSMLIFCAVWITFVPAYVSSPGKFSVAVEIFAILASSFGLLICILVPKCYIMLMKPEKNTKKNIMGKG; this is translated from the exons TTTAAATTTAAGGGAGTTCCAGTTTGCACAAACCATGCGTTTTGCCATTGAGGAAATTAATAACAGTACAGACCTACTTCCAGACATTTCTCTGGGATATAATATTTATGACACTTGTAGCTCCAATGCCAGAAGCATAAAAGTTGCACTTGCCTTAAACAGTGGTAATGACAATGTGTCTTCAACCTCCAAGGAGTCATGTAACAGATTACAAGTGCAGGCTATAGTGGGAGAAGGCTCCTCATCTCCTTGCACAGCAATAGCTTCTGTTCTTGGGCCATTTCATATCCCACTG atcagCCACTTTGCTACATGTGCTTGCCTCAGTGATAAATCCAAATACCCATCTTTTCTCAGAACAATACCCAGTGACAATTATCAGAGCAGAGCTCTGGCGTACTTAGTCAAACACTTTGGATGGACTTGGGTTGGAGCCATTAGAACTAATGATGATTATGGCAACAATGGCATGGCAACATTCACTGAAACTGCACAGCAGTTGGGGATCTGTCTGGAatattctgtttctttctttagaaCAGATTCAactgaaaaattacaaaagatcattgacattatcaagacttcaacttcaaaagttattgtTGCTTTTCTCTCTCCCCGGGAAATGGAGATTCTTATCCATGAAATATCCCTTCACAATTTGACAGGGTATCAGTGGGTCGGCAGTGAGTCCTGGATCTTTGATTCTCAAATTGCAGCAATGGATAAAACTCACATTTTGAATGGAGCTATTGGACTGTCTATCCCAAAAGCACATGTCAGTGGTCTGAAAAAGTTCATGCTAAATATCAAGCCactaaatatatcaaataatgACTTGTTTACAGAGTTCTATGAGGCATTATTCAGCTGTAAGTTCAAGCAGTCCCATTTAGAAGACATTCAGACGGAATGTACTGGACAAGAGGATCTGACTGGAGTGGAAAACAGCTTCACTGATATGTCACTCATGCccatttttaacaacatttataaaGGAGTGTATGCAGTAGCCCATGCTCTGCACACTATTTTGGAGTGTAATAAAACCTGCAACAGTAGTGTGCATCTTGAACCATTAACA ATTTTGCAGCAAATTCGAAAGGTTCTTTTCAAGACAAAAGAAGGAGAGGAAGTTTACTTTAATGCAAACGGAGATCCAGcagcaaaatatgaaattataAATTGGCAGCCAAATGAAAATGGCATTGTGGACTTTGTCTCTGTTGGTCTTTATGATGCATCATTACCAGCAGACAAACAGTTAAACCTGCAAAATAAGTCTTTTGTTTGGACACAAGGATCAAAGcag GTTCCTGTTTCAGTTTGCAGTGAGAAGTGTCCTGCTGGAACACACAAAGTTTCACAGAAAGGAAAACCAGTTTGCTGCTTTGACTGTATAAAATGTGCAGAGGGAGAAATGAGCAACATTGCag ATTCTGTCACCTGTGTGAGATGTCCCCAGGAATTCTGGTCAAATGAAAGAAGAGATGCTTGTGTAAGAAAAGAGGTTGAGTTTCTGTCATACAAAGAAGTTATGGGAAAATTGCTTACCACAGCCTCTTTATTGGGAACATGTACGACTGCTGCTGTAGCTGTCATTTTCTTCAGATACAGGAAAACTCCTCTTGTCAGAGCAaacaactctgagctgagctttctgctgctttttttcttgactctgtgttttctctgctctctgaccTTCATTGGACGTCCCTCTGAGTGGTCCTGTATGCTCCGTCACACAACTTTTGGCATCACCTTTGTCCTCTGCATCTCCTGTGTTTTGGGAAAAACAATGGTGGTCTTAATGGCGTTTAAAGCTACCCTTCCTGGAAGTAATGTGATGAAACTGTTTGGGCCGACACAGCAGAGACTCAGTGTTCTGGGTTTAACTTTGGTACAAGTTATAATATGTATTCTCTGGTTAAccatttctcctccttttccttcaAAGAACTTTAAGGAATTCAAAGATAAAATCATCTTGGAGTGTGCTCTGGGCTCAGCTGTAGGCTTCTGGTCTGTGCTTGGGTACATTGGATTTCTTGCCATGTTGTGTTTCGTTTTTGCTTTTCTGGCTCGAAAACTGCCTGATTATTTCAATGAAGCAAAATTTATCACCTTTAGCATGCTGATATTCTGTGCAGTATGGATCACTTTTGTCCCAGCATATGTCAGCTCTCCTGGAAAATTTAGTGTTGCTGTAGAAATCTTTGCCATTCTTGCTTCTAGTTTTGGACTGCTGATTTGTATACTAGTTCCAAAATGTTACATCATGTTgatgaaaccagaaaaaaatacaaaaaagaatatAATGGGAAAGGGGTAA
- the LOC108240900 gene encoding extracellular calcium-sensing receptor-like → MRFAIEEINNNTDLLPGISLGYNIYDTCSSIVKSIKVALALNNGNDNVTSTSDKPCTRPVQVQAIIGENSSSSSTAITTVLGPFHIPLISHFATCACLSDKSKHPSFLRTIPSDYYQSRALAHLVKHFGWTWVGAVRTNDEYGNNGMATFTETAQQLGICLEYSVSFFRTDSTEKLQRIIDIIKASTSKVIVAFLTPREMEMLIHELSLHNLTGYQWVGSESWIFDSQIATMDTNHILDGAMGLFIPKAHVSGLKEFVLNVKPLNSSNNDLFTEFWEALFSCKFKQSQSEEIQTECTGQEDLTGVENSFTDMSLMPILNNIYKGVYAVAHALHNILKCSKSCNNSVQFDPFMILHHIRNIHFKTKDGEEVYFNENGDPAAKYKIINWQPRDNSIVDFVSVGLYDASLPADKKLNLHNKTFIWAGSSKQMPVSVCSEKCPPGTHKVLQKGKPVCCYDCVRCAEGEMSNVTDSITCVRCPLESWSNERRDACVTKKAEFLSYEEIMGILLTTASLFGTCLTAVVALIFFRYRKTPLVRANNSELSFLLLFSLTLCFLCSLTFIGRPSEWSCMLRHTAFGITFVLCISCVLGKTIVVLMAFKATLPGRNVMKWFGPTQQRLTVLAFTFIQVIICILWLTISPPFPSKNFKQFKDKIILECALGSAVGFWSVLGYIGLLAMLCFIFAFLARKLPDNFNEAKFITFSMLIFCAVWITFIPAYVSSPGKFSVAVEIFAILASSFGLLICIFIPKCYIMLMKPEKNTKKNIMGKGAQLSLALKS, encoded by the exons ATGCGTTTTGCCATTGAGGAAATTAATAACAATACAGACCTACTTCCAGGCATTTCTCTGGGATATAATATTTATGATACATGCAGTTCCATTGTCAAAAGCATAAAAGTCGCCCTTGCCTTGAACAATGGTAATGACAATGTGACTTCAACCTCTGACAAGCCATGTACCAGACCTGTACAAGTTCAAGCTATAATAGGAGAAAACTCTTCCTCTTCCAGCACAGCAATAACTACTGTTCTTGGACCATTTCATATTCCACTG atCAGCCACTTTGCTACATGTGCTTGTCTCAGTGACAAATCCAAGCATCCATCATTTCTCAGAACCATACCCAGTGACTACTATCAGAGCAGAGCTCTGGCTCATTTGGTCAAACACTTTGGATGGACTTGGGTTGGAGCTGTTAGAACAAATGATGAATATGGCAACAATGGCATGGCAACATTCACAGAAACTGCACAGCAATTGGGGATCTGTCTGGAatattctgtttccttttttagaaCAGATTCAACTGAAAAATTACAAAGGATAATTGACATTATCAAAGCTTCAACTTCAAAGGTGATTGTTGCTTTTCTCACTCCTCGGGAAATGGAGATGCTTATACATGAATTGTCCCTTCACAACTTGACAGGATATCAGTGGGTCGGCAGTGAATCCTGGATCTTTGATTCTCAAATTGCAACAATGGATACAAATCACATCCTGGATGGAGCTATGGGACTTTTTATCCCAAAAGCACATGTCAGTGGTCTTAAAGAGTTTGTGCTAAATGTAAAGCCACTCAATTCATCAAATAATGACTTGTTTACAGAATTCTGGGAGGCACTTTTCAGCTGTAAGTTCAAGCAGTCCCAATCAGAAGAGATTCAAACAGAATGTACTGGACAAGAGGATCTGACTGGAGTGGAAAACAGCTTTACTGACATGTCACTCATGCCCATTTTAAACAATATCTATAAAGGAGTGTATGCAGTAGCCCATGCTCTgcataatattttaaagtgtagTAAATCATGTAACAACAGTGTGCAGTTTGATCCATTCATG ATTTTGCATCACATTCGAAATATTCACTTCAAGACAAAAGATGGAGAGGAGGTGTACTTTAATGAAAATGGAGATCCAGCTGCAAAATATAAGATTATTAACTGGCAGCCAAGAGACAACAGCATTGTGGACTTTGTCTCTGTTGGTCTTTATGATGCATCGTTACCTGcagacaaaaaactaaatctgcatAATAAGACCTTCATTTGGGCAGGGAGTTCAAAGCAG atgcCTGTTTCAGTTTGTAGTGAGAAGTGTCCTCCAGGAACACATAAAGTTCTCCAGAAAGGAAAACCAGTTTGCTGCTATGACTGCGTAAGATGTGCAGAAGGAGAAATGAGCAACGTTACag ATTCTATCACCTGTGTGAGATGTCCACTTGAATCCTGGTCAAATGAGAGAAGAGATGCCTGTGTAACAAAGAAAGCTGAGTTTCTATCATATGAAGAAATCATGGGAATACTGCTCACCACAGCCTCTTTATTTGGAACATGTCTGACTGCTGTTGTAGCtctcatttttttcagataCAGGAAAACTCCTCTTGTCAGAGCAaacaactctgagctgagcttcctgctgcttttctccttgactctgtgttttctctgctctctgaccTTCATTGGACGTCCCTCTGAGTGGTCCTGTATGCTCCGTCACACAGCTTTTGGCATCACCTTTGTCCTCTGCATCTCCTGTGTTCTGGGGAAAACAATAGTTGTTTTAATGGCATTTAAAGCTACACTTCCAGGAAGAAATGTGATGAAATGGTTTGGGCCGACACAGCAGAGACTCACTGTTCTAGCTTTTACTTTTATACAAGTTATAATATGCATTCTCTGGTTAAccatttctcctccttttccttcaAAGAACTTTAAgcaatttaaagataaaatcatcTTGGAGTGTGCTCTGGGCTCAGCTGTAGGCTTCTGGTCTGTGCTTGGGTACATTGGACTTCTTGCCatgttgtgtttcatttttgcttttctagCTCGAAAACTGCCTGATAATTTCAATGAAGCAAAATTTATCACCTTTAGCATGCTGATATTTTGTGCAGTATGGATCACTTTTATCCCAGCATACGTCAGCTCTCCTGGGAAATTTAGTGTTGCTGTAGAAATTTTTGCCATTCTTGCTTCTAGTTTTGGACTGTTGATTTGTATCTTCATCCCAAAATGTTACATCATGTTgatgaaaccagaaaaaaatacaaaaaagaatatAATGGGTAAAG gtgcacagctgagtctAGCCCTAAAGAGCTGA
- the LOC108240836 gene encoding extracellular calcium-sensing receptor-like produces the protein MEDLEIPPLSKGGDIILGGNFYFHSSWKNIENTYTQKPLPLECISLNFREFQFAQAMSFAIEEINNSTDLLPGISLGYHIYDTCRSIAKSIKVALASNNADDICLNSEEPCTRPAKVQAIMGEGSSSPCKAMDTVLGPFHIPLISHFATCACLSDKSKYPSFLRTIPSDYYQSRALGYLVKHFGWTWVGAVRTNDDYGNNGMATFTETAEQLSICLEYSVSFFRTDSTEKMQKIVDIIKASTSKVIVAFLSPREMEMLTYVLSLHNLTGYQWVGSESWIFDSQVASMDKSHILDGAIGLFIPKAYISGLKEFMLNVKPLISSNNNLFTEFYEALFSCKFKQSQLEEIQPECTGHEDLTGVENSFTDMSLMPIFNNIYKGVYAVAHAMHRILKCNKTCNSSVQLAPFVILQHIQKIHFKTKEGDEVYVNENGDPAAKYEIINWQPRDNDIVDFVSVGLYDLSLPEDKQLNLQPNSLIWAQSSKQVPVSVCNEKCPPGRRKVLQKGKSVCCYDCITCAEGEISNITDSITCVRCPLESWSNERRDACVTKEAEFLSYEEIMGILLTTASLLGTCTTAAVAFIFFRYRKTPLVRANNSELSFLLLFSLTLCFLCSLTFIGRPSEWSCMLRHTAFGITFVLCISCVLGKTIVVLMAFKALLPGNKVMKLFGPTQQRLSVLTFTFIQVIICILWLTISPPFPMKNLKEYKDKIILECALGSDVGFWSVIGYIGLLAMLCFIFAFLARKLPDNFNEAKFITFSMLIFCAVWITFIPAYVSSPGKFSVAVEIFAILASSFGLLICIFIPKCYIMLMKPEKNTKKHIMGKE, from the exons ATGGAAGATCTTGAGATCCCTCCACTATCAAAAGGTGGAGACATTATATTGGGGGGAAACTTCTACTTTCACAGCAGTTGGAAGAACATAGAGAACACTTACACACAAAAACCTCTGCCACTGGAATGTATCAG TTTGAATTTCAGAGAGTTCCAGTTTGCTCAAGCCATGAGTTTTGCCATTGAGGAAATTAATAACAGTACAGACCTACTTCCAGGTATTTCTCTGGGATATCATATTTATGACACTTGTAGATCCATTGccaaaagcataaaagttgCACTTGCCTCAAACAATGCTGACGATATATGTTTAAACTCAGAGGAGCCATGTACTAGACCTGCTAAAGTGCAGGCTATAATGGGAGAGGGCTCCTCCTCTCCTTGTAAAGCCATGGATACTGTTCTTGGACCCTTTCATATCCCCTTG ATCAGCCACTTTGCTACATGTGCTTGTCTCAGTGATAAATCCAAATACCCATCTTTTCTCAGAACAATACCCAGTGACTACTATCAGAGCCGAGCTCTGGGGTACTTAGTCAAACACTTTGGATGGACTTGGGTTGGAGCTGTTAGAACCAATGATGATTATGGCAACAATGGCATGGCAACATTCACAGAAACTGCAGAGCAACTGAGCATCTGTCTGGAatattctgtttctttctttagaaCAGACTcaacagaaaaaatgcaaaaaattgTTGACATTATCAAGGCTTCAACTTCAAAAGTGATTGTTGCTTTTCTCTCTCCCAGGGAAATGGAAATGCTTACATATGTATTATCCCTTCACAATTTGACAGGGTATCAGTGGGTCGGCAGTGAATCATGGATCTTTGATTCTCAAGTTGCATCAATGGATAAAAGTCACATTCTGGATGGAGCTATTGGCCTTTTTATCCCTAAAGCATATATCAGTGGTCTTAAAGAGTTCATGCTGAATGTAAAGCCACTCATTTCATCCAATAATAACTTGTTTACAGAGTTCTATGAGGCTTTATTCAGCTGTAAGTTTAAGCAGTCACAATTAGAAGAGATTCAGCCAGAATGTACTGGACATGAGGATCTGACTGGAGTGGAAAACAGCTTCACAGACATGTCACTCATGCccatttttaacaatatttacaaAGGAGTGTATGCTGTGGCCCATGCTATGCACAGGATTCTGAAGTGTAATAAAACCTGCAACAGCAGTGTGCAACTGGCTCCATTTGTG attttgcAGCATATTCAAAAAATCCACTTCAAGACAAAAGAAGGAGATGAGGTTTACGTCAATGAAAATGGAGATCCAGCAGCAAAGTATGAGATCATAAACTGGCAGCCAAGAGACAATGATATTGTGGACTTTGTCTCTGTTGGTCTTTATGATTTATCGCTGCCTGAAGACAAACAGCTAAATCTGCAACCTAATTCTCTTATTTGGGCACAGAGTTCAAAGCag GTTCCTGTGTCAGTTTGCAATGAGAAGTGTCCTCCAGGAAGACGTAAAGTTCTCCAGAAAGGAAAATCTGTTTGCTGCTATGACTGCATAACATGTGCAGAGGGAGAAATAAGCAACATTACAG ATTCTATAACTTGTGTGAGATGTCCACTTGAGTCCTGGTCAAATGAGAGAAGAGATGCCTGTGTAACAAAAGAGGCAGAGTTTCTATCATATGAAGAAATCATGGGAATATTGCTCACCACAGCCTCTTTATTGGGAACATGTACGACAGCTGCTGTagctttcattttcttcagaTACAGGAAAACTCCTCTTGTCAGAGCAaacaactctgagctgagcttcctgctgcttttctccttgactctgtgttttctctgctctctgaccTTCATTGGACGTCCCTCTGAGTGGTCCTGTATGCTCCGTCACACAGCTTTTGGCATCACCTTTGTCCTCTGCATCTCCTGTGTTCTGGGGAAAACTATAGTGGTTTTAATGGCATTCAAAGCTTTGCTTCCAGGGAACAAAGTGATGAAACTCTTTGGGCCTACACAGCAGAGACTCAGtgttcttacttttacttttattcaagTCATCATATGTATTCTCTGGTTAACCATTTCTCCTCCATTTCCAATGAAGAATTTGAAAGAATACAAAGATAAAATCATCTTGGAGTGTGCTCTGGGCTCAGATGTAGGTTTCTGGTCTGTAATTGGGTACATTGGACTTCTTGCCatgttgtgtttcatttttgcttttcttgctCGAAAACTGCCTGATAATTTCAATGAAGCAAAATTTATCACTTTTAGCATGTTGATATTCTGTGCAGTATGGATCACTTTTATCCCAGCGTATGTCAGCTCTCCTGGGAAATTTAGTGTTGCTGTAGAAATCTTTGCCATTCTTGCTTCTAGTTTTGGACTGCTGATTTGTATCTTCATCCCAAAATGTTACATCATGTTgatgaaaccagaaaaaaatacaaaaaagcatATTATGGGGAAGGAGTGA